Proteins encoded together in one Bactrocera neohumeralis isolate Rockhampton chromosome 4, APGP_CSIRO_Bneo_wtdbg2-racon-allhic-juicebox.fasta_v2, whole genome shotgun sequence window:
- the LOC126755237 gene encoding uncharacterized protein LOC126755237, giving the protein MISRRKIISRSLDNLDMIPNIEEEEDIWYNKEKLFRDHINEVLSKWEQIDDEIWAKVIVFEKNRRVAKAYARSSVITINGGKNGFDGVRIGLSGFENPMRDADTKLVKKSVGEGFKIKMDDIGNILIKRYGKSNVFVHNTSMVNEETVIGGDILQMPNMGLTPGTSAKLFDMRKYTTNINREFSRSYPESRRLERQCLSAISLVKSNNNLINNPLWILVINIVAIDMLKNRLQALPKSVDAVGSRVPIAGSEDPYSTIESQVGLIYPTPAASDDSNNSNNSNNSSQSSKGRRSVYNTGFLDDSPYVPKPDYEVYNQSVPMLSSKQKSKCELRKKQDDPYYCGLLARIPNFIKSSKKTPNKKEAKISRKISASQQQIVEPQPAQPLPIATFHQYPAHQPPYYPYKLLHARHHRLSQSQLSLWDARSLISAHE; this is encoded by the exons ATGATTTCGCGTCGAAAAATTATATCGCGTTCCCTCGACAATCTAGACATGATACCAAATATCGAAGAGGAAGAGGATATATGGTATAACAAGGAGAAACTCTTTAGG GACCACATCAACGAAGTGCTCAGCAAATGGGAACAAATCGATGATGAGATTTGGGCGAAGGTAATAGTATTCGAAAAGAATCGACGAGTGGCCAAAGCTTATGCCAGATCTTCGGTTATCACCATAAACGGAGGGAAAAACGGCTTTGACGGTGTGAG AATTGGATTGAGTGGTTTTGAAAACCCTATGCGTGATGCGGATACGAAACTTGTCAAAAAGTCTGTTGGTGAaggtttcaaaattaaaatggaTGATATTGGAAACATACTAATCAAACGTTATGGCAAGAGTAATGTCTTTGTACACAATACCTCAATGGTCAATGAGGAGACAGTCATTGGTGGCGATATACTTCAAATGCCTAACATGGGCCTGACGCCAGGCACATCTGCGAAG CTGTTTGACATGCGTAAATATACGACTAACATAAATCGAGAGTTCTCACGTTCATATCCAGAGAGCAGACGTCTGGAACGTCAATGCTTGTCGGCCATATCGTTAGTCAAATCGAATAATAATCTAATCAATAATCCGCTTTGGATTCTGGTCATAAATATAGTCGCAATTGATATGCTAAAGAATCGCCTACAAGCACTCCCTAAATCGGTGGATGCGGTGGGTTCGCGTGTGCCAATAGCGGGAAGTGAAGATCCGTATTCGACCATTGAGAGTCAGGTCGGCCTTATTTATCCCACGCCTGCTGCCTCCGATGActcaaataattcaaataattcgAATAACTCAAGCCAATCGAGCAAAGGACGCCGCAGTGTTTACAATACAGGATTCCTTGATGACAGTCCATATGTGCCAAag CCCGATTATGAAGTCTACAACCAATCAGTGCCAATGCTCTCGTCGAAGCAGAAGAGCAAATGTGAATTACGTAAAAAACAAGATGATCCTTACTACTGCGGCTTACTTGCCcgcataccgaatttcattaaatcttcaaaaaagaCGCCCAATAAGAAGGAGGCGAAAATATCGCGGAAAATTTCAGCTTCGCAACAACAAATTGTCGAACCACAGCCAGCACAGCCGCTGCCCATTGCCACATTCCACCAGTATCCGGCTCACCAGCCACCATATTACCCATACAAACTACTGCATGCGCGACATCATAGACTCTCCCAATCGCAGCTGTCATTGTGGGATGCGCGCAGCCTGATTAGCGCACATGAATAG